CTGGACGCCGAACGGACGGCGGACGAGCCCTGAACGGACTATCGGAAATCGCTTTCCCAGGGGCTTGCCCTTGAAAGCACGCAGTCGGGCGGCCATGTCGTAGAGTGGCACTGGTGAGTTAGGGTGCAGTGCGTTGTCCGCAACGCCCGTCCATCGGCTACAGTGAAATGGGCGCAAGCCGTCGCACGGCAACAGCGCTTGCGCGAGGCAGGCCATGCCTGCCATCGGCCAATCAAAGGAGACGACATGAGCATTCAGAAGAAAGGATCCGCGCAGTGGCAGGGGAGCCTGAAAAAAGGCAAGGGCAGCGTTTCCAGCGAGAGCGGTGCGCTCAAGGAAATACCTTATGGCTTCAACACGCGCTTCGAGGGCCAGCCGGGCACCAATCCCGAAGAGTTGATCGGCGCGGCGCATGCCAGTTGCTATTCGATGGCGCTGTCGATGATCCTCGGCGAGGAAAACCTCGAGGCCGAGAGCATCAACACCCAGGCCACCGTGACCCTGGAGCAGGACGACAACGGCTTCACCATTTCGGCGATCCATCTCGACACGCTCGCCAGGATCCCCGGTGCCGACCAGTCGACCTTCGAGACCGCGGCCAACAAGGCCAAGGAAGGTTGCCCGGTATCCAAGCTGTTCAAGGCCAACATCACCCTGGACGCCAAGCTCGAGAACTGAGCCTGGCCGCCGGGTAGCGCTCGAGCACGTCATCGCCCGGCTCATGGCGACGCAAGGCTAGACCAAGCCGGCCCCGAAGCCGGCTTGGTCGCGTATCGAATCATTGACGACGGGGCCGTCGGATCAGGCGCCGGCCCGCGACGGGGCCTCGCCGCGTTCGGCGTAGTGGGCGGCGTGTTCGACCAGCGCGCGGATCAGGCGTTGTTGCGGGCGGTTGAAGATCAGAAACTCCGGATGCCACTGCACGCCGATCAGGAAATCGTGATGGTGGCTCTCGATGCCCTGGACCAGCCCGTCGCGGTCGCGGGCGACGACATCGATGCCATGACCGGTGGCGTCGATGGCCTGATGATGCAGACTGTTCACCTGGCACCAGTTGACGCGCAGGATGTCGTGCAGCCGGCTGCCCTCGACCACGTCGACGGTCTTGCGCGGCAGCACCGTGCGACGCGGCTTGATGTGTTCGTAGGTCGTGTAGATATCGCTGAACAGCGTGCCGCCGAAGAACACGTTGATGATCTGCGCGCCGCGACAGATGCCCAGCACCGGGCAGCCGTCCGGTACCAGCCGTTTCAGCAGTTCCAGTTCGAGCGTGTCGCGTTGGGGATCGACGCGCACGTCGAGCTGCACTCCGCCGCCGTAGAGTTGCGCGCCGATATCGTCGCCGCCGCCGACGATCAGGCCATCGAGTCGCGACCCGTCGGGGCGCGCCGGGGACAGTCGCACCGGCCGGCCGCCGGCGCGCCATACCGCCAGGCAGTCGCAATACCAGGCCAGCCGGCTCTTGTCATTCGAGGTGGTGATGCCGATCAGGGGTCTTGTCTTCATGCGTCCTTCATCCATCCGCGCAGGCGATCCAGCCAGCGCGTCATCGGTAATCGATGGTGATGGGCGAGGTAGGCGGCGGCGCGTTCGGCGAGCAGTGCTTCATCGGCGGCCAGGCGCTCTACCTCGACCCAGCGGTTCCACTCCGCGACCACGCTCCAGTCGGGCTGCGCGAACTGGGCGTTGGGCAGCCGGTAGTGATAGGTCGGGCGTGGCTTGATGCGCTCGTCGCTGAACAACTGGGGCAACGCCTCGGGTTGCAGGAAGGCGAACAGCGGAAACAGGTCGAGTTCGCGATTGCGCGACGGATTGGCGACGGCGTAATCCTCGATCAGGGTCCCCAGATCGGGCTGGTAGCCCGGGTCGAGTACCTGCAGGGCATAGTCGCGAGGGAACGGATTGGCGTGCGGCAGCACCTCGCGGGTGATGTCGATGTCGATCTCCTCGCGCAGCCACTCGGCGAGAATCATGTAGGCGCGCAGATGAGCCTGCACACTTGCGGTGGTGATGCTCGGCACCTCCGGATTCAGGTGCAGCCCGAAGGCATAGAGCAGGCTCTCGCGAGTATCACGGGCGCCTTGCAGGCGCAGGGCGTCGAACAGCGAATCGAGCTCGCCCAGCGACAGCCAGGGGATCGGCGGACAAACGATCTCGGTAGGCACCACGCCGGACACGGCGTCGCCGATCAGCGCCCGGGTGCGGTTGTGCAGGTCGGCGCGCAGGCGTTGCCATTCGGCGTCGCCGCTCGCCTGAG
The genomic region above belongs to Halomonas zincidurans B6 and contains:
- a CDS encoding OsmC family protein codes for the protein MSIQKKGSAQWQGSLKKGKGSVSSESGALKEIPYGFNTRFEGQPGTNPEELIGAAHASCYSMALSMILGEENLEAESINTQATVTLEQDDNGFTISAIHLDTLARIPGADQSTFETAANKAKEGCPVSKLFKANITLDAKLEN
- a CDS encoding gamma-glutamyl-gamma-aminobutyrate hydrolase family protein translates to MKTRPLIGITTSNDKSRLAWYCDCLAVWRAGGRPVRLSPARPDGSRLDGLIVGGGDDIGAQLYGGGVQLDVRVDPQRDTLELELLKRLVPDGCPVLGICRGAQIINVFFGGTLFSDIYTTYEHIKPRRTVLPRKTVDVVEGSRLHDILRVNWCQVNSLHHQAIDATGHGIDVVARDRDGLVQGIESHHHDFLIGVQWHPEFLIFNRPQQRLIRALVEHAAHYAERGEAPSRAGA
- a CDS encoding amidoligase family protein, producing MEPQAPPVPRTTEGQLRRVGVEIEFAALAPAAAAELVQGRFGGDIHQLSPHRFKVADTRWGDFTVELDAKYAHPDDKLLEKTQASGDAEWQRLRADLHNRTRALIGDAVSGVVPTEIVCPPIPWLSLGELDSLFDALRLQGARDTRESLLYAFGLHLNPEVPSITTASVQAHLRAYMILAEWLREEIDIDITREVLPHANPFPRDYALQVLDPGYQPDLGTLIEDYAVANPSRNRELDLFPLFAFLQPEALPQLFSDERIKPRPTYHYRLPNAQFAQPDWSVVAEWNRWVEVERLAADEALLAERAAAYLAHHHRLPMTRWLDRLRGWMKDA